A section of the Procambarus clarkii isolate CNS0578487 chromosome 38, FALCON_Pclarkii_2.0, whole genome shotgun sequence genome encodes:
- the LOC138372345 gene encoding piggyBac transposable element-derived protein 4-like, giving the protein MESPSSQAATMSDASSTSSRSTVTRGHGKRLSEEEIRDILYDDNAMDDDLDYDPEKDLTQRSDTSEGKTQVDDVASAYALFSYNGDDMADMEYFQAYFDNVFMRHLVTETNMYAHTLIDSGILPALRLTRWKATTIDEMYVFLALCMMMKHSEKAVVQDYWNKDSLVPSPVFNRYVLRDKFHLILRRLHFENNANEDRRDRLWKVRKVFSDLRGNFRDYFVPGQNVVIDELLVLFKGRLAFKQYIPSKRHCFGLKFFMLCDCETGIVLDMIL; this is encoded by the exons ATGGAGAGCCCCAGTTCCcaagcagcaaccatgtctgatgcatcgtcaacgagctcccgctccacagtgacccgcggtcatggaaaacgactctctgaggaggagaTTCGCGATATTTTGTACGACGACAATGCTatggatgatgacctggactatgatccagagaaagatCTGACACAGAGGTCTGATACGAGTGAGGGAAAGACGCAAGTGGATGATGTGGCGAGTGCATATG CTTTATTCTCGTATAACGGTGATGATATGGCGGACATGGAATATTTCcaggcatattttgacaatgtCTTCATGAGGCATCTTGTGACCGAGACAAACATGTACGCCCACACCCTCATAGACAGCGGCATATTACCTGCCTTACGCCTCACGCGATGGAAGGCAACGACAATCGACGAGATGTACGtgtttctggctctatgcatgatgATGAAACACTCCGAGAAAGCTGTCGTCCAGGACTATTggaacaaagacagccttgttccatcacCCGTCTTCAACCGGTATGTGTTGCGGGATAAGTTCCACTTGATTCTCAGGCGCCTGCATTTCGAGAacaatgcaaatgaggacagacgcgacagactgtggaaggtaCGCAAGGTATTCAGCGACCTGCGAGGGAActtcagggattattttgtacctggacagaatgtcgTTATCGACGAGTtgcttgtactgttcaagggcAGACTGGCTTTCAAGCAGTACATCCCATCCAAGCGGCACTGTTTTGGACTAAAGTTTTTCATGCTgtgcgactgtgagactggtatcgtcctggacatgatcttgtag